From the Hevea brasiliensis isolate MT/VB/25A 57/8 chromosome 13, ASM3005281v1, whole genome shotgun sequence genome, the window GACCACAGATCTCTTGTGCCCTTCAAGCCTTGGCAGCATCGAAAACCCATTACCAGATTGGAACCAAGAATGAAGAAACCTACAGTTATCCCCATAAGCACATCTATCCTTTACCCAAAACTTGCAAATCCTTTGTAAGCGCTTCCTGCGTTGATCTTGGATTGAaaagttattagaggtttgttgTGTATCTGAGTAAAATGGTTTTTGGGGGTTGATAGCTTTCATCGAGATATCCACAGCAGACAAGGATAGCAAACTAAGGAATGATCAAAACGTAATAAAGATATATTATTGAGTTCCATAATTGTTAAAATAGGATaatcttaatatttttaaaaattattaagataatataatttTCACTTCATCAAAACGTAATTTAAAAATAGATAGATAATTAAGAAGTAATAttacatataatttttaatttaatttaaatattttttaatttgagtCAATGTCTGATGCTATGCGTTCAATTGTTTTTAATAGAATGAGGGGCAGACATActagttaataaattttttactGATATTCCCTTTTGTCTTTGTTTAACTTCCCCTGTCATGTATAAAATTGGTTTTCGTGTTTTTCAATATGGAGGGTTACAGAGTAACACGATGATGTGGAAGAGTGTGTGCATGTTAGCTGCACTGGGTTGTCTTGCAAAGGAGCTCACTTTGGGTTTGATTACATATGCTGATATAGAACTTGAATTTATATTTGGCATTCATTTAGATGTTAATTGCTAATTTATCAAACTTGAGCAAATTTAGATATGTGTTTTAACTTTTAAGCTATTTTTTTAGAATTTGATATTAGCAATGCAGATATATCTATGCGCTAAGCAAATATGTCTGCAATGCTGCAATGCACGTGAATATAAAACCTCGAAAATATTTGCATTACGCCTTTTGCTTTGATTTATTTCTCTTTTAGGTTAGGATTCATTTGCCGTGATTAATTGTATACATCTAAATGAGGGATCCTTGTCAAATTGTGCAAGTTTTTTAAGGTTTGGGGAGACCTTAAGTTGTTACTTTTATCAGCATTACATTTGGTAATTACAAGCCTCCTCATCTTTTTGTGTCCTTGATTTTTCTAGCAACAAAACTACCTTGGATTAAGCACTTTGGTTTAAAACTTTAATAGGTGCTATCTGTTTTTAGTCTTGTTAAGTTGCAGATGAATTTATTGCTGTTGTTTGATTCCTGGAGTTGGAAGAGAACTTTGAACTCATTTGATTAGGTGAAGATTATTTGCCAGAAAGTAGAACTGATAATCACTTGCTCGAAATTGTTgaaactataatacagaattttcacaAATTACATTTCTATAGGAATTCTTTGAGAATTGAAAGTGAAACAATGAGAAAGTAAGCATATTATTACCAAAGCTATATATAGAACAAATATATACATAAGCAAGTCAGTTCAAGTTAGTTCTGTTCATCAGCAGCTGAATCTAAACCCAGCTCAGACAAATTTGCTTGTACATGTTGTTCTTTTGTTCTGTCAAATAAGCTGTGTTTATGTGTGTTAATCACTATCCGAAATAGGAGTggaaattgaaaaaatataaagAAAGCAATGGGAATTGCGGAAAGAATAGTGATTGGAATGTCAATCCAAGACAATCGTTTTTGGAGCAGAATAAAGATGCTAGAGCCGAAGGCTATCATCATGGTTACTACAGAGAAGAAAAGAGTGGAAAGACCAATTATCAGTTTTCTAGGTAAGGACTTGAGGAAATCTTTCTCTGCAAAACGTGAAGTGAGGATACCAAGGAATATTAGCACAGAAGTAGTAGAAAAGAAGAGTGATAATGCATTTGTAATGATAAATATTAGAAATGCATCATAGCCTAAGAATATAGGAATGCCTGTTTTATCATTGGTGCCACCAGGAACTGTAAATGCTGTTGTAAACACAACAGTGGCAATAAGAGCAGCCACAACCATACAAGAAGCTGTCGTATTTTTCATCCATCTCTCACCTTCTTTCATCAACTCTGCATGTTCCTTGGTGAATAAAGCACTAGGCGTATGACCATTTTCATTAGTTCGTTCCTTGAACTTTGATGGTACCATACTCTCTATTTCCTACAATAAAACACaataaatatttttatgtttttaatcatattaatttaggGCTAATTTGATATTGCTATTTGAGCTgctgttcaaaaaaaaaaaattatcttaaatatgttaattaccagtttttaagttaaatttaataTGCTTTAGTTATAAGAATTTCAAAATAGCTAAATAATAGGTTTTTAAATTGCTTTTTTTAAACATGGAATGGGATGTTTTTTCAAAAAGTAGCTTCAACATGCAATGCCAAACTGGCCATTAATTTCTAAATTCAAAAGCTTGCAGGAAAATGTTAGATGTAACATTACCTTAAACCATTGTAATTCCTTCTGCATTTGCAGAGCTGTGCCAGGAACTCGATCAAGTTGAGAGGCAGGGGATAACTTAGCAGCCAAATGTAAGAAGTTATTGCCAAATACATCCCTTTTTGTCGTTATTGTGCGTCTCTTTTCACCCAATTCATATATAAGGCTAAAGATTTTTTCTTGACGAAGTAGAATTGCATATGCAAATAGTGTTCTTCCCTTGTTATCAACTCTCCATACTAATTCAGGGTTAGATGTGATCAGCTCCTCGATAAACTCAACTAGATCATTCTTAATTGCATCATACACTATTAGATTAAACCTAAGATTCCTGAGTTCTTCATTTTTCAATGTTGGTATTTCCTTGAATAGCAATTTGAGTAGGTGCAAGGCTTGAGCATGTCTCATCTTCATATCTTTTATGCTTTCAGGGACTACAATTACATGAAAAACTCATTAAGATCAACACAATAATGAATGTTTGATAGATTTAAGTAGTTGATGTTACTTACCAAGATGTTTTAAGACTCTCCAAAGAAGCCCATGTGCAAGGTTGACAACTGCAATAAAAAGATCATATTTGCTTAATGCATGATTTGCAAGAATAATTAGATCACTAACATGAAAAAAATTTAGCATATACCTTGTTTTCTTGTGCTTCTGCCATCACCTGAATCTTGATTGCAAGGAATTTGGTCATTCTCCTCATCACGGGGCTCTGGTGGACTAATATCATCTTGATAGAAGTTTGGAACACCTTTCATgtcaatttataatttcattttagcTGCTTGAATGCAATTATCTTCAATGTTTATAATGAATATAATTATGTTGTACTTACATGAGTATAACCATCGGTTCCAAAATCCAAGATTACTTCCACTTAGAAATGCAGAACTTTTCTTAGCTAGCAATTTTATAGCACAATTTCTATTAAAATCCTCCATAAAACCGAGTTGTCGGTACCCCTCTTTCTTCAGTAGACACAGTGCTTCATCTTTAGTGACAAATTATAAAACAATTATAAATTGGGATATCAAAGAAATAACAAACATAAAGCCAATTAAATAGCTTAGGAGATACTAAAAGAGAGTATTAAAAAGGTTTACATTTGATAAATATTTTTAAGCAAGAAAAGAAGAGAATGGCATACCATAAAGCCCATCACTGATCAAGCAATTTAGAAGTGTGGCACCATTCTTACCACCACATTGTGGACTGAGAAGCTGAATGGGAGTTTGCTGAAGAAGATAATGTATAACTTCTCTTCGGCCATATAAAGAAGCCGTGACAATTGGAAGACAACCATCATAATCATTTCCTTTAGCAACCAATTTTTTATTCTTTGCCAACATGATCGACATCATATCTATCCTTCCATTCAAGGCTGCAAGAGTGAAAGCTGTATTACCATAATTTGATGTCATTTCCAAGTCTTCTTCTGACATTAACTTCACCAACTCTTCTACAATCTTCAATTCTCCAGCCAAAACAGCTACTTGAAGAGCATTAACACCCATCAATGATATCTTTGTCCTTATATCATTAGGATTCCTTGATAGCCAATCTTTAGTTGTTTCCCAATTTCTCTTTTCTATAGCCTTGTATAGGGTTCTGTATTGAAGGATGCTTGATGTTTCTACAATAACACACAAACATACACACACACATAACAAATATATGTTGATTATCATACTGAAAATTTGTCAAAATTTAGATAAATAAGTACCTTCTTCCTTGTAGTGCTTAACCATGGAGGGCTTTTCAGCCAAGTGCTTCCAGACAAATTTGGCCGAATCAACTTCATCTGGGTACTTGCTCATCAAATTTGAAATGGTGTCTTGCTCGCAAGAACTTTCAATAACATGTAAAGCCATAGAATTCTTCTTGATCCAATCCTTGTAGTTGGGATCATTTTCTTGGGGTTTTTCTTCCTTCCCAAACACTACACTCCCCAAGTCTTGACCAATCAAGTAGTGTTTCATGCATTCCTTCCACTTTTCAAAATTAGCTTCTGTTCGCTTTTCACTGACAAAGTTAGCAAATCCACTTGCAGTTGCTGTTGCCATTGCTACTAGGTCAAAATTCAAATATATAGTTATTTTCTTTTCCTGTAAAAATGTCTAAAATGCTAATAGGCAATCAAGTACAAAAGTCAGCATTGTTCTAATTATGTCTTTCCATAAATCAATGAATCCTTAACATGAAATAAAAATGCTAATTACAACTAAGGAAAATACCAAATACTAAATTAAGAATAGAACTTATCTTACCAAATATGTAGATGACTAAAAAGTTGTTCTAAGCTTTCAGGTAAATGCCTTTGGATACAATGAATTAAGAAAGctcatatatttatatacaaatgtaggtcttaactattcatggataATAGACATTACTTTTATTGATGCTTTTCCCTTTTCTATAACTTGTGAACAAAGTATATATATAAGCTTGCAATATGAAAGGGAGAATGTTTGATGAAGAAAGATTAtttatttttgagataaagaaagaggatatgaaaaaatttaatgaagagaacctATGCTTTTACAAATTCTTTCATTTCTATCTCTTCATATGAATGGGAGAAATTTTGATGAAAAAGATTATTTTTTGAGATAagagatttatggaagaatttgatGAAGAGAGAACCTATTCTTTCCTTTAATTTAGAACTTATTCTTTCACATATATGTGAAAGGTAGAAAGTTTGATGATAAATTACAACCTATTAATCATCCATTAATGGAAAGAATAGAACCTATTCTTCCATTCTTTCCATTCATTTAGGACCTGTTTTTTCATATAGTCTTAACTtttctttttcacttttcttaAATTGCATTtcacttttgttttttttttaagtatttaatttattaattttctaatatACTCCTAttttaatatacattacaatagaagaatttcatttcattttcttcaattaaTTTAAATTGTCAATCATGCAATAAAAAAGTTATGGGCtatgtaaaattattattattattattattattattattattattattattattattattatgttttttAAATCTATAAAAGAGTTGCCAACATTCTCCACGTTATCTCACAAGATGTGAGGAGGTGTTTCCTCTAGGAGGCTAGCTTGAGCTTTGTTCTTGATATGACGGGAAGAATAAAAGATCATGTAATTTTAATAAGAAAAAAGTTCAAAGAAGTCTGTGTATTTTCAGTGGAgtgttaaataaatttaaaattaaattttaaatcaaataaatttatatatattttaaaaaagttaaataaattaatattcgataaaatattatttttaataataaaatattatttttttcttaattttaaattttaaaaatcatttattaattttatttaaaataaaatttaaaaaaaattgaaaaacatagtgaacgaaaattatttaatattaaaattattatttctaaaactttattataaaaaatagaaaaaaattattattagaaaaataatattttattaggtgTGAATTTATTTGGccttaattaaaaagtataaaagttTATTTGAttcaaaacttaattttagacttaCCTTAATTGAAATTATAGGggctatttgttttttttttccaattttaatatataaaataatttagtttttctgtaaatgaatgaaattatctaaatattaaaattagagggattaaattattttatatactaaaattaaaagaattaaataattaatttttaaaatttagggattaaagtgtaatataatgtaaaatttaaacattaaataattaatttcttaaaatctaaggattaaaatgtaataaacaaTTAGATCCATCAAATTTTATACTATTAACGAGATAGTTCATtcattcaaattttatatttaaataataattatatattatatatttaaatataataataaatatatttttaattaaaattatgtatCATATCATGTTCTaaattcttaaaaataattgtacTAACATATCTATATAATACTAAAAATATATTACGCATCTTCATAATTTGTAAATCCATTAAATATGCGTGAATGTGAtggaatatatttaaaattatgaaattaaaataattttattataattttttcataatttatagaAAATCTTAAGGGTAAATATTATATtacataatataataatttttatttacacaATTTTAGAAGAAAATGGTTGAGTtaagcaatttttttttattttataatgatgatcacattatttattattattatt encodes:
- the LOC110642637 gene encoding uncharacterized protein LOC110642637 is translated as MATATASGFANFVSEKRTEANFEKWKECMKHYLIGQDLGSVVFGKEEKPQENDPNYKDWIKKNSMALHVIESSCEQDTISNLMSKYPDEVDSAKFVWKHLAEKPSMVKHYKEEETSSILQYRTLYKAIEKRNWETTKDWLSRNPNDIRTKISLMGVNALQVAVLAGELKIVEELVKLMSEEDLEMTSNYGNTAFTLAALNGRIDMMSIMLAKNKKLVAKGNDYDGCLPIVTASLYGRREVIHYLLQQTPIQLLSPQCGGKNGATLLNCLISDGLYDEALCLLKKEGYRQLGFMEDFNRNCAIKLLAKKSSAFLSGSNLGFWNRWLYSCVPNFYQDDISPPEPRDEENDQIPCNQDSGDGRSTRKQVVNLAHGLLWRVLKHLVPESIKDMKMRHAQALHLLKLLFKEIPTLKNEELRNLRFNLIVYDAIKNDLVEFIEELITSNPELVWRVDNKGRTLFAYAILLRQEKIFSLIYELGEKRRTITTKRDVFGNNFLHLAAKLSPASQLDRVPGTALQMQKELQWFKEIESMVPSKFKERTNENGHTPSALFTKEHAELMKEGERWMKNTTASCMVVAALIATVVFTTAFTVPGGTNDKTGIPIFLGYDAFLIFIITNALSLFFSTTSVLIFLGILTSRFAEKDFLKSLPRKLIIGLSTLFFSVVTMMIAFGSSIFILLQKRLSWIDIPITILSAIPIAFFIFFQFPLLFRIVINTHKHSLFDRTKEQHVQANLSELGLDSAADEQN